A DNA window from Gasterosteus aculeatus chromosome 16, fGasAcu3.hap1.1, whole genome shotgun sequence contains the following coding sequences:
- the itga6a gene encoding integrin alpha-6 isoform X3: protein MPLPQPGRPAAVCVALLFYSLFLEPTLVLAFNLDTGHVIRKDGEPGSLFGFSLAMHRQLNPDKRMLLIGAPRARALGKQTANITGGLYKCEMTQSPHCERIEFDSEEDVRVENKENQWMGVTVQSQGPGGKIVTCAHRYQRRSFVNTPLESRDITGRCYVLSQDLTIDSLSDEDGGNWNFCKGRPRGHEMFGSCQQGLAATFTKDYHYVVFGAPGAYNWKGIVRVEQKNNTLIEMGVYDDGPYEVGDEHLLSPELVPVPANSYLGFSLDSGHGITRGRGLTVVAGAPRANHSGAVVLLKKESEASSRLLVEHTLHGPGLASSFGYDVTVVDLNGDGWQDIVVGAPQFYMKDGDVGGAAYVYINQAGRWDKITPVRLNGTKDSMFGLAVENIGDVNQDSYEDIAIGAPYDDGGAGKVFIYHGSAQGITTGPAQILSGKAHNTRLFGYSLAGNMDLDSNSYPDVAVGSLSDTALIYRSRPVISIRRDVKISPKEIDLTAKTCGQSICFTVDACFTWESNTASYNPRLTIGYSIEADGDRRKHGLTSRVMFLNKSRTETDFQLNGTLDLRGQNQKSCIKITAKLKDNIKDKMRSVPIEVSADIAGTKRQKARNGLSQLMPILDSSQPSKDVIQVNFVKEGCGRDHVCRSNLKMEYKLYYKQSNLDVYSPLPVNNNFPVFHLSYERKDLALRVTVSNMNDDDAYEAKLLGTFPDTLSYSGVRSHDRTLEKPIICTANLNGSQAECELGNPFKRDSKATFYIILSTVGMTLHTNEIDINLQLQTTSVQEDIVPVKVKAKVIIELPLSVSGEASSNQVSFGGVVKGESAMKTEEEIGSLITYTFRIHNLWKSSVKASLHIQWPKWSKDGKWLLYLVKITAAGPEDVRCSPESEISSLKHVQEASTSRTRREIGERITVGRMSSMSDKKKVLTCDGEIRCVVLKCPLQGMDGTSLELRSRLWNSTFIEDYASTPNLHIVVKASLVLHTQAKNMILRTPHTDVTVSVSPEGAVAQHTGVPWWIILVAVLAGILILALLVFLLWKCGFFKRASQDQYDAAYQKAEIHVQPSDKDKLSAEA, encoded by the exons ATGCCGCTGCCGCAGCCGGGAAGACCCGCCGCCGTGTGCGTTGCACTTTTATTCTATTCTCTTTTTCTGGAGCCGACTTTGGTGCTCGCGTTCAACCTGGACACCGGTCATGTCATCAGGAAGGACGGAGAGCCGGGGAGTCTGTTCGGGTTCTCCCTCGCCATGCACCGGCAACTCAACCCGGATAAGAGAAT GCTGTTGATTGGAGCACCGAGAGCCAGAGCTTTGGGGAAACAGACAGCCAACATCACAGGAGGCCTTTATAAATGTGAAATGACTCAGTCTCCCCATTGTGAGCGTATTGAATTTGATAGTGAAG AGGACGTACGCGTTGAGAACAAGGAGAATCAGTGGATGGGGGTGACGGTTCAGAGCCAGGGACCCGGGGGAAAGATTGTC ACTTGTGCCCATCGCTATCAGAGGCGCTCGTTTGTGAACACGCCTCTGGAGTCCCGGGACATCACGGGGCGCTGTTACGTTCTGAGCCAGGACCTGACCATCGACTCGCTCTCCGACGAGGACGGAGGTAACTGGAACTTCTGCAAGGGCAGACCCAGAGGCCACGAGATGTTCGGATCTTGCCAACAAGGTTTGGCTGCCACCTTTACCAAGGACTACCATTACGTGGTGTTTGGAGCACCGGGAGCGTACAACTGGAAAG GCATCGTTCGAGTGGAGCAAAAGAACAACACTTTGATAGAGATGGGGGTGTACGATGACGGCCCGTATGAAGTCGGAGATGAGCATCTCTTGAGCCCGGAGCTCGTGCCCGTACCCGCCAACAGCTACCTGG GATTCTCCCTCGACTCGGGACACGGCATCACAAGGGGCCGAGGCCTGACGGTGGTGGCTGGAGCGCCCAGAGCCAATCACAGCGGAGCTGTGGTCCTGCTGAAGAAGGAGAGCGAAGCCTCCTCCAGGCTGTTGGTGGAGCACACGCTGCACGGCCCGGGACTCGCGTCCTCGTTCGGCTACGACGTGACCGTGGTCGACTTGAACGGTGATGG ATGGCAAGACATAGTTGTGGGAGCCCCTCAGTTCTACATGAAGGACGGAGACGTTGGAGGAGCTGCTTACGTCTACATCAACCAGGCAGGCAGGTGGGATAAAATCACACCCGTTCGGCTAAATGGGACCAAGGACTCCATGTTCGGACTGGCAGTGGAAAACATCGGAGACGTCAATCAAGACTCATACGAAG ACATCGCCATTGGAGCTCCTTATGATGACGGCGGTGCAGGGAAAGTCTTCATATACCACGGCTCTGCACAGGGAATCACAACCGGCCCTGCACAG ATCCTTTCAGGAAAAGCGCACAACACGCGACTCTTTGGATATTCTCTGGCAGGGAACATGGACTTGGACAGTAACTCGTATCCAGATGTGGCTGTGGGCTCCCTGTCGGACACAGCTCTGATCTACAG GTCACGGCCCGTCATCAGCATCAGGAGAGATGTCAAAATATCTCCAAAGGAAATCGACCTCACAGCGAAAACCTGCGGTCAAAGCATTTG CTTCACGGTGGACGCGTGCTTCACCTGGGAATCAAACACCGCATCTTACAACCCCAGACTGA CTATCGGCTACTCCATCGAGGCGGACGGAGATCGCAGGAAACACGGGCTGACCTCCAGGGTGATGTTCCTCAACAAATCCCGCACGGAAACAGACTTCCAGTTAAATGGCACCTTGGATCTCCGCGGCCAAAACCAGAAGTCCTGCATCAAGATAACAGCCAAACTAAAA GACAACATTAAGGACAAGATGCGCAGCGTCCCCATCGAGGTGTCTGCAGACATCGCCGGGACTAAACGACAGAAGGCGAGGAACGGCCTCTCGCAGCTGATGCCCATCTTAGACTCCTCTCAACCAAGCAAAGACGTCATTCAG gtgaacTTTGTGAAAGAGGGATGTGGAAGGGATCATGTTTGCCGGAGCAACCTGAAGATGGAGTACAAGCTGTACTACAAACAAAGCAACCTGGACGTGTACTCCCCACTGCCCGT GAATAACAACTTTCCAGTTTTCCATCTGAGTTACGAGAGGAAGGACTTGGCTCTGCGAGTGACGGTCAGCAAcatgaatgatgatgatgcttaCGAGGCGAAGCTGCTGGGGACGTTCCCGGACACGCTGTCTTATTCTGGAGTGCGCTCACATGACagaacg CTGGAAAAGCCGATCATCTGTACGGCCAATCTGAACGGCTCTCAAGCTGAATGTGAGCTGGGAAATCCTTTCAAGAGAGACTCAAAG GCTACATTTTACATCATCCTGAGCACTGTGGGTATGACGCTCCACACCAACGAGATCGACATCAACCTGCAGCTCCAAAC tACAAGTGTGCAAGAAGACATTGTCCCCGTTAAAGTGAAGGCTAAAGTAATCATTGAATTGCCGTTGTCGGTCAGCGG AGAAGCCAGTTCTAACCAGGTTTCCTTCGGGGGTGTCGTGAAAGGGGAAAGTGCCAtgaagacagaggaggagattgGAAGCTTGATAACTTATACATTCAGA ATACACAATTTGTGGAAGTCTTCTGTCAAAGCTTCACTTCACATCCAGTGGCCCAAATGGAGCAAAGACGGTAAATGGCTCCTGTACCTGGTGAAGATCACCGCTGCAGGACCCGAGGACGTCCGCTGCTCTCCCGAGTCTGAAATCAGCTCCCTCAAACACGTCCAG GAGGCCTCCACGTCCAGAACAAGGCGTGAAATTGGAGAAAGAATAACTGTTGGCAGAATGTCGTCAATGTCAGACAAGAAGAAGGTTTTG acaTGTGACGGTGAGATCAGATGTGTGGTGCTCAAGTGCCCCCTACAGGGCATGGACGGAACATCACTTGAACTGAGATCCCGTCTGTGGAACTCGACCTTTATTGAG gATTACGCCTCCACCCCAAACTTGCACATCGTGGTGAAGGCCTCCCTCGTCCTCCATACTCAGGCTAAAAACATGATCCTGAGAACTCCCCACACGGAC GTGACGGTGTCCGTGTCCCCTGAAGGGGCGGTGGCGCAGCACACCGGAGTTCCCTGGTGGATCATACTGGTGGCCGTGCTCGCAGGCATCCTGATCCTGGCTTTGTTGGTGTTTCTGCTCTGGAAG TGCGGTTTCTTCAAGAGGGCGTCACAAGACCAATACGATGCTGCGTATCAGAAGGCAGAGATCCATGTTCAGCCCTCTGACAAAGACAAGCTCTCTGCTGAGGCCTGA